A stretch of the Lolium perenne isolate Kyuss_39 chromosome 3, Kyuss_2.0, whole genome shotgun sequence genome encodes the following:
- the LOC127343920 gene encoding uncharacterized protein: MSGSGAPAGRGSMGGSRSFDFGTDDVLCSYDDFAAPSDPKRPDPVDKDFHDSRYGRPSVKVYEQESYAKEDVLSAVERCMKKYADNLLRSLEGITSRLSQLEIYCYKLERSIGELRSDMLRGETDLRLKSLEKHLHEVHRSIQILRDKQELAETQKELAKFQLKQDESKKKEDVPMPSEPKKLEEKREQQLALALPHQVNSPSLAPRASEPVQQYHDQPVQQTAPSSLVPQQDRYVVSQAIAYYPQQQAPGNHDTQGQQVQPEVQYLPARPQAQDVQASSQPQSANQTQPPSYPPYQQQWQQQPSRSSPGPAALPQQTYSQQPFPPPVQQPLPPPVQQPQLSNAQQFATQPLQQSQLSNPQQFPPPQLQPQQSNSHLPQTVQPQHPQVQAQMRPQTPPNYSRYPPQQPLNPSPETLPGSASMQGPYSAAAPSGGIHSEAQYSYGGPGIPPSQPPPQHNMQRQQLPPPNQSSYGPPPSKGAYAGPPQYAPQGHSQGYNPAYGYPPSGPSAAQAPQMPPGGAGMSHPGSSQHMMRGHPYGEMIEKAITMGYPRDQVLNVIQRMTESGQQIDFNALLDRLNESGSGRGW; encoded by the exons ATGTCCGGCTCCGGCGCCCCCGCAGGCCGGGGCTCCATGGGCGGCTCCCGCAGCTTCGACTTCGGCACGGACGACGTGCTCTGCTCCTACGACGACTTCGCCGCCCCCTCCGACCCCAAGCGGCCCGATCCAGTCGACAAG GACTTCCATGACAGCAGATATGGGAGACCATCAGTAAAAGTTTATGAACAAGAAAGTTACGCCAAAGAGGATGTACTATCTGCTGTTGAGAGATGCATGAAGAAATATGCCGACAATTTGCTAAGATCTCTTGAGGGAATTACTAGTCGGCTTTCACAACTGGAGATTTATTGCTATAAGCTTGAGAGGTCCATAGGCGAACTTCGAAGTGATATGCTTCGTGGTGAGACTGATCTAAGATTGAAGTCTCTTGAAAAACATCTACATGAA GTACACAGGTCTATTCAAATTCTTCGTGACAAACAAGAGTTAGCAGAAACTCAGAAGGAACTAGCCAAATTTCAACTTAAGCAAGATGAATCTAAAAAGAAAGAAGATGTGCCAATGCCTTCTGAGCCTAAGAAGCTTGAAGAAAAGCGGGAACAACAGCTGGCACTTGCTTTACCTCATCAGGTGAACTCTCCGTCGCTTGCACCAAGAGCTTCTGAACCAGTTCAACAGTACCATGATCAACCTGTGCAGCAGACAGCCCCTAGCTCTCTTGTACCACAGCAGGACCGTTATGTTGTTAGCCAAGCCATTGCTTACTACCCACAACAGCAAGCTCCAGGCAACCATGACACACAGGGGCAGCAAGTACAACCAGAGGTGCAATACTTGCCAGCAAGGCCTCAAGCTCAAGATGTTCAAGCTTCATCCCAGCCTCAGTCAGCAAATCAAACCCAGCCCCCGTCTTACCCTCCTTACCAGCAGCAGTGGCAGCAGCAACCCTCTCGTTCATCTCCTGGACCAGCGGCTCTGCCTCAGCAGACTTACTCGCAGCAGCCATTTCCTCCACCTGTGCAGCAGCCACTTCCTCCACCTGTGCAGCAGCCACAACTATCTAATGCCCAGCAGTTCGCAACACAACCACTGCAGCAGTCCCAGTTGTCTAATCCTCAGCAGTTCCCTCCACCACAACTGCAACCACAGCAATCCAACTCTCACCTTCCTCAGACAGTGCAACCACAACATCCTCAGGTGCAAGCTCAGATGAGACCTCAGACTCCACCAAACTACTCCCGCTATCCACCCCAACAGCCATTAAACCCTTCCCCGGAAACGCTGCCTGGCAGTGCATCTATGCAAGGACCGTACAGCGCCGCTGCTCCATCAGGTGGGATTCATTCTGAAGCGCAATATTCATACGGTGGACCTGGCATCCCACCATCTCAGCCACCCCCTCAACACAACATGCAAAGGCAGCAGCTACCTCCTCCAAACCAGAGCTCGTACGGGCCGCCTCCAAGTAAGGGAGCATATGCCGGCCCTCCCCAATACGCGCCGCAGGGGCATTCACAAGGTTACAACCCAGCATATGGCTACCCGCCAAGCGGCCCTTCAGCAGCCCAGGCACCACAGATGCCTCCAGGTGGCGCTGGTATGAGCCATCCAGGGTCATCGCAGCACATGATGCGCGGCCATCCGTATGGTGAGATGATTGAGAAGGCGATTACCATGGGATATCCAAGGGACCAGGTGCTGAATGTGATCCAGAGGATGACGGAGAGCGGCCAACAGATAGATTTCAATGCATTGCTCGACAGGCTGAACGAATCAGGGTCCGGACGTGGGTGGTGA